AGTGCAGCAACGATAATCATCGCAGTCTGGATCTTACCAGCAGCCTCAGGCTGACGAGCAATTCCTTCCATTGCAGCTCCACCAATCTTACCAAGACCGATACCACCTCCAATTACTACTAAACCAGCTCCCACTA
The genomic region above belongs to Dokdonia sp. Dokd-P16 and contains:
- the atpE gene encoding ATP synthase F0 subunit C; translation: MSLALVQEVAPMIPNLVGAGLVVIGGGIGLGKIGGAAMEGIARQPEAAGKIQTAMIIVAALLEGLAFGALILGA